The genome window AATATCCTCAGAATAACTTCAAACACTCCATGTTTTTTTTCGTATTACGGCGAGTAATTTAATTGTTAACAATCAACCAAATGTTTATAGTGTCTTTAACGCGTATCACTTCACTGCACCATTGTACAAACCATTGTTCTTTCACCCCCGCGGAAGAATGGCGTAGTCCAAATCTCGGCCATTTTTACGGCAGAACTCAGGAGAAACTGTCGCCATAAAGGCTCAAAAACACTCGATTCTTTCCGTTGGTCCCAACACTATTCGAGAACCAAAATGGCTGCTCAACAATAACAGTTTCTATGCTAATACCTCTGACCTTTCACCTTTCCCCAGTTGCACGGCGTGGTTTGTGTGTTGCTAGTGTGGTTACTGCAGCGTGTTTGACACAAATCGACAGCAGCATGGCATCTTCTGCTAAAAGGCGAGCTGTGGGAATGGGAGAAAATCCTGAAGATGACGAGATGAGCTCGGATGAGAGACTGGACGATGATGGAGAATCTGAAGAGGACAGTGAGGAGGACTCGGAGGAAGAAATAAACGAGGTAGTCACTCAATACTACTCAAAgtaaagtgtcctagccttgctatcgagagtaacgcccattttccaAGGTCTATAGAACTACAATTATTCATTACACTTACAACTAGTTATTGGAAATTCACTTTGATGGAATCTGCACAGGTTTGGTGTACAAGTCCGTGCAAGACTAGAACACTTCGCTTTGAGAAAATACCCACTGTGCACACATCTTTGGAATGCTAGGCTAACTGGAACTAGCACCATGCCTACAAAACGTCAATCTATGTTTttaatgtgtttgtttttaagGGAATCGCTCAAAAGGCATATTTGTCAAAGTTGTCAGAAGCATTGTTCTAAAGCTAAACTGCACGTAAATTATTTGAAGTGACAAGCGCTACTGGCGTGATTGATTTCAGGAAGTGGTGGTGGATTTTGAGGCTCATACGATATCCGACAACGACTTCAATGGGATCAAAAAGCTTCTACATCAGGTGAGCTGACTGACGCTTGGTTTCGTTTGGCTGGACCAAATATGCATGACATATTATGGCATTAACGTACCGCCGGTCTATGTGTGGCGCTTCCTTGATGTGCTAAATGTAATCTTgtgggtccgtgtaccattcgttcatttgtttttcgattcagaaccaaataataaaaaaagaaaaaacggctggttatttcattatttcgttttagtgataaacaaaaaaacaaattttgatctgtatttccacattttattttctacttcatttcaaaataacgccaatgaaaaaaaggttgacgtgctatttttattttttgatattttgatttctcggccgtatgtgccccggaagttatagcctacaagccgacctcgattaaataggttaaaagcataactaaatccatactggatgttgtcagaagaggtgttttgaaacatatatgtgaaattcactgcctaaaacaaatccaaacggcaatgtttttatgaaaatgtatcagttgaaagctttcatgtccgtcttcatggcctgacgcgccttgcctgcatggacgggcgccctctgtccatggtgctgaagtcgcAGCACgaaagattattttaattctaaCGTCTCTGGCGGCACTACTCTCATGTGAgaagcacgttacagtttcatgagtgaatacatacagacagtctacaaaagaccaaacaatacaaccaaacaataggcctactgttgta of Engraulis encrasicolus isolate BLACKSEA-1 unplaced genomic scaffold, IST_EnEncr_1.0 scaffold_88_np1212, whole genome shotgun sequence contains these proteins:
- the LOC134444956 gene encoding protein BCCIP homolog — encoded protein: MLIPLTFHLSPVARRGLCVASVVTAACLTQIDSSMASSAKRRAVGMGENPEDDEMSSDERLDDDGESEEDSEEDSEEEINEEVVVDFEAHTISDNDFNGIKKLLHQLFLKAHLNTSELTDIIIQQNHIGSVIRQAEVPEDSDDEDPDEVFGFISMINLTERK